GAACGAGAACGGCCCGTGTCCGCTGGTCGCGTTGGTCAACGCCTTGACTATGACAACGCCGGCGGACAACCCAGACACCACGCTCGTACAGGTGCTGAGGTCAAGAGAGCAAATCAGCTTGAATCTGCTGCTTGATGCGGTCTTTGACGAACTAATGTCGCCGAGGCGAACCAATTCAGAGGACGCACTCCCCGACGTATCGGACCTATATGCCTTCCTACAAAGCCTACACACTGGCATGAATGTCAATCCTCGATTTGTGCCGACGCCAGAAATGGTCAACGCCTATAAGCGGACCTCTTTGACGCACCTGCACCCCACGGAGCGAGGAAATTTGATACCGGGGACCTTTGAAAACACCATGGAGATGAGCCTCTATGCCACATTTTCTATTCCTCTGATACATGGCTGGTTGCCAGCGCAAGTCGATCCTGCATATAGTGCCATGGAACGACATGCTGGCTCCTACGAAGATGTGCAGAATCTATTGTTCCGTGAAGAAGAACTCGAGGAGAAATTGTCTACTGGCGAAGAGTTGAGTGAAGACGAACAGGAGCTGTACCAGGATATCGTGACTATAAAAATATTTTTAGACTCGTCGGCTACTCAACTTACAGCGTGGGGCATCGAAGTCATTGGAAAGGCAATGCGACCTGGCACgtttgccattttgtttCGAAACGACCACTTCAGCACCCTGTATTGCCATCCACAGACGCTACAGCTGCTCAGTCTCGTGACTGACGCCGGTTATCGGACTCACGACGAGGTTGTCTGGGAGAGTCTTGTTGATGTAAATGGAGAACGAACCGAATACTTGTCTGGGGATTATCGTGTGGTTGGGCTGACGAGTGAGGCGGGACCGAGCACCAATCTCAACTCCTCGACGACTGATGCCGGCGGGCAATGGACAACAGTACAAAATAAGCGCGGCAAAGGAAGACAGCAGGACGAAGAAATAGCAGCTGGAGTTTCACAGCATGAACAGGAAGATCGGGACTTGGCGCTCGCTTTACAACttcaagaggaagaggaccaCAAGCATCGCGAGGAACAAGCGCGCCGACAGCGAGAGAGTATTCTTTCTGAGCAATACATCGAACAGCAAGGTCATCGACCTGCACCAGTAGACCGAGACCGCAGACGCACGTCTACTCCCGGaagcaacaatggcattgcCCCGGAACGACGGAGCTCAAACACGCACAGCATCCCTGttacgacgacgacaacgagtACTTCACATTCGCGACAGCCGAGCGTGTCCCAGCCTgttcagcagcagcaacaagtcAGATCACTGATTCCGCCACGTCGGCCAGGCGTGACCCGTCGAGCAGAATCGAATGGAGACGACGCGCCACCTTCTTATGAGCAGGCTGCGCAAGACCCTGCATATGTGCCGCCGATGGGACACCCGAGTCATTCGCAGAGCAGCTCTACATTGGCACGACAGTCATCACGACAGACAACGGCGAGTTTGGATCCGTCACAGAGTCAGGTTCCAGGCGGGCAGAGCCAAAGGGGATCTTCAACATATCTGACAGCAACGCCGAGCCAGCCGGTTGTGAATGTTGACGGGTCGCTTCATCATGTTCCGAGTCAAGGCCAAAGAGTGCCGCTTACACCGTCCAGTTCAAGGAGACAGCCTGTTGGTCATGGGGGCAGGGACAAAGATTGCGTGGTGATGTAGTGTGTGTTTGTCGGTTGCgcagagatgatgaggtttgCATGtcatgattgatgaagcaTGGATAATGGATAATGGGTGCATGGCGTATATTGTATAGTACATTGATGTGATTTTACAGTAGTTGATACAATTGACGTTGTCGTTTACATGAGCGTCAGCCATGCAAATTGCATTCACACACTacttttccatcttcaattgtCACCAGTGCGCAAGCAACGACATTACAAACATGTGATGCAAACAGCTCTAGAAGGCAAGATTCCATCGGCAGGTGACACTGACATGTCAATGCAGCCATGCATGGATCATCATCCGATGACGACAAACCAAccagcacaacattgaacgctGATTTGCGCAAACACACGCAAACCAACACGGCGTGCGACTACCGGCCCATTCCGCACCCGATTGACGATTAATCACATATCCCGCACCATCCGTTTCGTCGACAATCCTACGCTGCTCTATGCTCGCGATACAAAGTACGTATCATCGATTAAATCCTGGTCATGTGGTGCAGGCATCTTAGTGGATGGAGGAATTGGCAAAATTTTGCggggaaaaaaaaacagcAAGAGCAAAAGGACAAAAGGTCAAGGCGCGTTGACAGACCCTCAATTAGCGCCACAAATCTCCATCGTCACGACCCCCTTGATATCAGTGCGTTGACATCATCACGGTCACTTACTGGGCAATCAGTCGGTGCtggaaggaaaaaaaaaatagaagCATTTGCTTGTCTTGTCGTGAACGGGTATATATGCGCGTTGAGAAGGATTCGCGTCATTCTTTTCTTTCGCAACTTCACTCTCTTGATACCTTCGACAATGATGGCCATCGTGGAAGGATGGTATCCCCCTACGAGGGAGAATTGGGAGACCATACTCCTTACTTTTAGGATATTATATCCCTTTGTACGTTGTTTACCGCTTCCTCACTCGCGGCACGGCTAACCTGTCTAGATTTCCATTATGCAATTCTTCATCTCGTGGTACGGCATGGGCAAAACCTCTGTCAAGAGCAGCTTCAATATCCCTGGCCGCATCGCCTGGATGCTCATGGAAGTACCTGGCTTCACCACCGTCCTCTACATGATGAACACGCTGCCCCAAATCCACGGCATAGACGACCTACCCTGGCAGAACCGCGTGCTAGCAGGTCTATTCGTACGTTTCCCCCCTTCCAAATCACGTTCCTATCTAACCCCCCAGGTCATCCACTACATCTACCGCGCCatcctcttccccttcatcCAGCCGTCCATGTCCCCCATCCACATCCTCGTCGCCCTCATGGCAACGGGGTTCCAGGTCCTCAACGGCATCTGCATAGGCGGCTGGCTCGCCGCCTACGGGCCCGTCACCGAAGCCGAATGGACGGCCCAGTCGTCCACCCTCCAGTTCTGCAtcggcatctccatcttctACGTTGGTCTGGCGGCGAACTTCTTCCACGACGAGGAACTTCGTGAGATTCGGAGGACCGAGCAGCGTCGCCAGCAGCGCGTCCAGGGGAACGGCAACGCGAAACAGGTCAGCGTGGAGAAGCACTACCAGATCCCGCAGGCCGGGCTGTTTCGCTATGTGCTGTATGCGCATTATCTGTGTGAGTGGGTGGAGTGGTTTGGGTTTTTGGTCGCCGCGGGGTGGGGGTGCGTTCCGGCGTGGACGTTTTTGGTGAATGAGGTGTTTGCGATGCTGCCGAGGGCGgtgaaggggaagaagtgGTATATTGAGAAGTTTGGCGAGGAGAAGATTCGGAAGAGGTGGGCTGTTTTGCCGGGCGTTGTTTAGGTTTTGAGGGATGTGGTTGTGATGGACAGTGCTGGAGTTGTGTAGATTTAAGAGCAATCATTATGCGTGACTGAACGTTCAtagatgtctggtgtctaTCTGGTGACTTTGCCGTAACTCAACATGCAATGGCATTGCTCCTCCTCTCTCTTCATGCATCTTGGATGGGCTCGTAGTCAACTTCATATGGCCACGCTTCGCATATCGTATCACGTAGCCACCTCCCACAACCCTCACAGACTTACAAAGTAAAGATACCAATCTCAACGCCGTACATTATCATCCCTCACAAATCTATTCTACATCACATTACTCATaacaacctcaacctcagccCCTCTTCTTATAAAACGCATCAACCCactccttcatcttcgccacCTCCGCATCAACCACCTGCTTCACGCCCGGATTCGCAGCCGCATTCCGAATAATCATATCATTGCAATGCGCCGCCTTGGGAATCACATACGACGGCCTCTCCTCGTCGCCCACAAACGCACCGCCCGGTCTGAAATCCGACGCCACCGACGCCGAGCGCCAGGGATCGTACTCGCCATTCACCCACATCAGCCGCGTGGTGTTGACGTTGTTCCACCCCCCCGTGCGCTTGTTGACGTCTTCGGCCCGGATGCCCTTCACCATGCCGACCTTGTGGCCGTGCACTTCGGGGAAGTAGACGGGGCATTGGCGGCGCCAGTAGTCGACGTTGTACATTGGTGGTGGGTAGCCGACTGTTGACTTGGGGGAGCCGACTTGCCAGTATTCGAAACTGCGATTGTTACATATACTGATACCTATCTTGGTAGGAGGGAACTTACGCTTCGTTGCATAGGAACCACATCCATTGTCTGTTGAAGGGGTTCTCGACAGTCAGGTCTGTGAAGAGAGGGTATGAGGCATTGTGCGTGTCGTAGCATGCTAATGGGGGATATCCTTTCCACGAATCGACCGTAGAGCACGCTTCACGAATTAGCATAAGTCAATGGAAGTTGCGTGCGTTTCTTACATCCAGGTCCAGGAAGCATATACTCTCGCCACCACTTAGCCCAGTTCTTCAAACCAGTGCAAGTTCCAACACCTTCCGGCCCAGGAATCTTGGTAGCGTTTCCAGGAGCAACTCCCTACAATGTATCAGCACCATACTTATCAAACTTGGCGTAAAACCACTCACCTCGATGTAGTCGCACATCTTAAAAGTGTCAGTGTACCCGCTGTAGAACTGCTGTCCCTGCCAACTGCCCAACGACCCATCGATCGCACTGACAAAGTCATCGTCTGCAAGGCCGTCAAAGccaaacttcttcttgagcttATTCTTCGCCTCGTCGGTCCCGTTGGTGAGCACCTTTTGTATATACTTGTTCATCCTCTTCAGATCAGTGGTGCAGTTCTTTGGCAGCGCAGAGTCAATCGGAGCAAAGTACTGCCAGTAATCGCCAAtagcttcaacaacagcactAGAGCAGTGGTACGCCCAGAAAGTCCCAGGAGCAAGATGGTGAGTCCACGCCGCCAAAGCACCGGGGTATGAGCATCCTGACAGAATCCACGGCGCCTTGTCGGGCTTGGAGCTGCCGTTAGGGTCGAACGGCAGCTTGACATTCTTTGCAAAGTAAATGAGATCCTGGATGGATTGGTCGAGTGTGAGATATTGCAGATTCTCAGTGGTGAGACTTTGATAGGGTGAGCTCTTGCCCCAGTAGCGGTGTTCCAAGATGAGGGCTGCTCCGCCGTTGGACTGGGCAAACACCCCGGgaagtgtcaagttggtcGTGTAACCGGTGAACTGGTCGCTGGCAAATTCACCCGGAGCGTTCAAGACAATTGGTGAGCCGGGGCCGTTGTAGAATTCGGCGTTATACCAGTACCGTTGGGTGAAAGTCCCCAGGGACGGGTTATTGTGGTCGATGAGCTGCTGAAAGGTAGCGGCCTTGATGTTTGGGTTCGTCGCCCGCTTCGACAAGCCAATTGGGCCGGATACATCTTCGGGGATCGGAGGGATGTAGCCGAGCTCTTGACTGGCGTGAACGGCATTCACGGTTGCCGGTGCGGTCAAGGCCGCGATGGTGGCGGCAAGGAAAGACAAACGCATCGTGGGGGTCTAAGACAATGCTTGTCGTAGATGCAGTCAGTCTGCGGATGGACTTTGGGTATAAGCTACGAGGAGAACGCCATCACGAAAGGCAACGATACAGCTTCCGGACATGTACTTATATATTAACATAGTTGCACAAAACCAACTGCCTCGATTCGAGCGGGCTAGCACGGCATAACTGATCATCACGGACTCCGGCAGATGGCATGTGGTAATTGGCAGAAAAGTCAGGATGCGCCTCGAGGTCACAACCAGGGGTCAGCTGCAAAGGATCCTTCAACGGGAATCGCCCAGGGGACCTTCTGGATTCAGCCAGCGACGTACCGAGCCTTGGGTATAACAGACTGGTGCTTTAACGGTTGTGACGTGCTGCAAAAGCCCTTTTGCTTCTCCAAATTGCCCTCGGAAGTTGGGGTAGCGACCCATATGCGCGTATCTGTGCCTCTCGTAACGCACTTGAGTGGGCTCAAGTCGGGGTAGGCCAGAGTCGAACCCTGAATATTGGAGATACAGAGGAGCACGACAGCCTTTTTGCTCCATTTTGCTGCGAGCATTGCCAGGTCACTTGGCCGACGCTCAGCCTGAAGAGGATGGTAACATGAGCTCATGGATGATGACCTTCCCGAAAAGGAAATGCATTTGGAGGCGCCGCCAAAGAGAGTGGAGTCGGCATGATGCCGACTCGGATGAGATGAAGGACTTATCTAATGCGAGGGCTCTGGGGTAAGGATGGGGAATATTGTTTTCTTGACTGGGAAAGTGCTTTCAGAGCATGACAAATGGAAATGGATGCGCGAGGCTGTACACCGCAAGGTGTTGATGGATGTCGTATAGACGGGCAAATATGGCTCTGCTGCGACCAGGACAGGCAAAAACATTCGACAACGCAACAGATGCCCCCAATATTTACAAAGACAAGGGGGTCATATTGAAATAAAGTTGTCTTTACGCAAGTTCGTCACATATCAGAGGAAAGCGAACCAATTAGATCTATGTCAAAGGAGTGAACACCTTGAGATGTCACTTACTCGGTGTCATCAAATTTTAAATGTCTAGGGCCGCTCTTTGTCTTGGTCCTCTGCGGATCTAAAGCAGGGAGAAACAAAGCTCCACATCCTTACGGGTTACTAAATATCAATGACTAGGTAACTCAGATCTAACACCTTTGTAAGGCATCCGAATACAAAATATCCGTGCTTCCTGCATACCACTCTGGGGCCTTTGCGTCTTCGCCGATGGCTCCCATCGTCGAGTACGCCTAATTCCAGCTGCCCATGGGGTTTGAACCATTCTTATTTCGGCCCGCTCGCCTCAAGGAGAGTTCCCAAATATCATATGCAAGCCGGATGCTGTTGGTCATGTGTTGTCATATGTCACGAAACGAAACTGTTGGTTCTTAAATTGTGACGAACCTCCCAGAATCGCTACTTAGCGAAATTGCCAGGCCAGATCTGCCAGCATTAGAGTTTTTCATATCTAGCATATGTCGTTTACAATTCCGCGCAGTGAGCTGAATCCAGGGAATGCTCTTGTCTCTTTCCGCTGCCATGGCATCGATTTAGGACGCAAGTTGGACCAGCCAACACAAAGTTataacaacaccaacatcctAGTAGACATGTCTCTTCTAGCCGCCACACTGTCTCAGACAGTTCAAATGTTAATTGGGGAGTAGTCAGATTAGGCGTTCGCAATGTCAGCGCTCGAGCCGGATCTCTGCCAAGTTTATTTCCGATATAGGTTTTATAAAGCTGGGGATCTCCTGGTTCCGCCTACTTGGAAACTATCTTGATGCTGACGATAGCAGTGGTACTCGTCGGGCATTgacacttttttttttttgtttccggCCGTCCGACATGCCCATCCTACCGGAGCCCCCTCTACCTCCGGGACTCAACCTTGAGGAAACGAAGGTCCCGTCTCTTGTGTCTGGATTTGTTGTAACCTGGGTGCTTGGATTGATATGTGTGGCACTTCGACTCTCTGCTCGAAGGCTAATCAACAATAATTTGTGGTGGGATGACTGGCTCATTAGTGTTTCACCAGTATGCCGCCAAGTCTGTCATAGATGGGTGTGTTCTAACTTATGAATCTTTCTGTAGGTATTTTCAGCAGGCTTCATGCTTGACGTATTATGCTACAGTAAGTCTATCCCAAAAAGATGACAAGACACCAACCGCTTACAATCCTAGTGACTATGAGGGGTGGCTTCGGCAAGCACATCTGGGCAGCCCCAAAAGACGGAATCAGAGTCTACTTCATAGGCTTATTTATTGCTCAACACTTCTACACAGTCACCATGAGTTTGATCAAATGCTCAATCCTCGCTTTTTACTGGCGTCTCTTCAACCCCCGGCGTTCTACGCGACGGCAGATTTGGATACTATTCTCCGTTGTTTGTGTCTGGGGGGTTACTAGCGTAAGGCCCAGCTTCTTTCACCACTGGCGCATCTGGTAGTATGCAGAGCCAATCTTTTAACCATACATATAGTTTCTCCTGACCAATTTTCAATGTATACCAATAGCAGCCTTCTGGCGCAGATTCGACCCAaacgacaacatcaccaaggaTTCATACGTCTGCCCCATCAGAATCCATCACTTCTTTATTGCAACGTCGATTCCGAACATCACCACCGACATCTTCATGCTCCTCATTCCGCTGCCATGCATTTGGAGCTTACAGTTGTGCCGGCCGCAGAAAATTGCGctcctcggcatctttgCATTGGGTCTTTTGTAAGTTGAATCCCGCCCTTGTTTATAGACTGTGCGTCTGACATTACTGCAACGAAGCATCACTGCGATATCGTTTATAAGGCTATCTCACACGCTTAGCCTGAACTTTAAGAGTATGGATGTTACGTGGGATTTTACAGAGGGAATGCTGTGGACGGGTATCGAAGTCAACGCGGGCATCGTTTGCGGTAAGTTGATAGTGCTGGACACTGAGGACCTCTTTCTGACTCGACATAGCCTGTCTTCCTTCATTAGCACCAATGGTCAATTTCTTTATCTACAAGACCGTCTCGGGAAGCTCACTACACCATACGTCTGGAGCACAATCTGGTACTACTACTGTAGGTGGTCTCGGGGAGTTTCGGGGCGTATCGCGATTTGATTTGTCTAGTTCGTGCACGTCGACTGCACACGTCGTCCCCAAAACAGGGGAAAATAATAGTAATCTCCCATTCTCACTATTTACAGCCGGCGAGTCTGATACGAGGCCGGATACTGAACACGAGTTTGAGTTGGTTCAGATTGACGATGAGAGTCACAACGGAACCGGTTCACGGCGGCGGCCGTTGAGTCAAGTTATAGTGACGAAAGAATTTGAATTTCAGGTCGACTATTACAAGTAGTATAGTATAGCCTTGACAATTGGATTTGATTGAACGATGTATTGTTGGTATGATGAGCCTTAGTACACTTGCCAGCTACCACTTTCGAAACTGATCACGAAATCCGGTAGGTTTCGGTGCATCAATGCTACGGTGTATCATTTGCATGAGACTTACAAGTGCACATTGACGCTATATCTCGTTTTTTTTCTATATGCAACGAGAGATTGCTCTCGGTTTCTTTTCTATACGTATCTAAGATTGCTCTGCAACATGAATCATATCCATCTCTGCGCGGAAACAAACGCCTGGCTATACAACGTAAGGGCTATTTAAGACCAAGACTAATTCAAAAAATGACCCAAGCTTTGTTCACGCCGTCTTCATTCCCCATTGACCGTGCTTCAATGGGCTGCAGCGTGAACAAGGTGTGAACAAATGTTCCAAGGCAAACCCGCGGTCTTGACCTATCCAACTGCCCAATTCAAACTTTCCCACAGATCCCGTATTACATTGCATCAACCAATTTATGGTCTATTAACCCAAATCAGTAGCTGAAGGTCCCTCATTTATGACATGGCTTGGTAGAATATTGGTGATAGGGCGACCGCAATTGATACCCCTTGTTCCTGGTTCATGCAGGAGGCTTGGTGCCACGGTTGTCCAAAGTTTGGTTACCTAGTCCAACTACAGACACATGCACATAATTTGGTGCATACCTAGGTTCCTAGTATGCAGTTGAATGCTATGCATCTTTCTACTTTCCCTCATCGAGTTACACACTCACGTCAATCGACGATCATGGATGCGCGGTTCGGAGACAAAGAGGAACACAGAGCCCAGAAAGGCGCCTCGCTCTTAGCAGGCCCAGCAATGATGGAAAATTGGCCGCCGGCTCCCGCCCAAGTCATTCTCGTATCATCCACGCTCTCTCTTTTGATGCGCCGCATAACCTTCACAGTGTCGGTAGAGTTATGGCCAAGTTGACCCTGGTCGCCATAGCCGGAGGAGTAAGCGTTGCCAGCCTTATCAATCAAGATGGTATGATCCGAGCTACATGCAACAAAATTGGCTTGTTGAATAGTAGGAATCATGGCAGGGCGTAAGCAAATGCGAGGCTTGCTACGCTCATCGTGCCGAATAAGCGTCGAGTCTTGCAACTGCTCGGGTGTAAAGTCCACGCCTAATTGACCATCATCGATTCGACCCCAAACTAAGCAACTACCATCAGCCGTCACGGCAGCAGAGTGATGCGCACCGCCGTCCAGGACTACTACTTGCTTCTGGCAGAGGCTTCGGATCTTGGTTGGTGGCACGAACGCCGAGTTGGTTCCAGCACTGGAAGcgtctccagcttggccgaAGTTGTTCGCACCCCAGCCATACACGTTATCGTCCCAATCGACTGCAAAACAATGATCGCCCCCACATGCAATGTATTTAGCCCTATTGCGACATACTCGAACTTGCTGCGGTATTAGGGGGGGTTTGTCACTGCGTGTAACGAGACGGCGGCCAAATTGATATTGGTCATTGCAGCCCCAGGCCCAGATGTTCCCACTGCTATCGAGAGCCAATGCGTGATTGTCGCCACAGCAAATCTGGGTGATGTTTTGGAGGCCCTGAATATGATATGGTGTTGCTTGATTTTCGACAGTGTCTCCAGGCTCATCATACCTGAAACCTTTGTTGCCACTGGAGTCCTGCAACAAAATATTAGAACTACCATGTCTGTAACAGAAGCAGGAGTACTTACACGAAAGGTGCCCCATCCGTAGACAAGACCAGTAGTAGTGAGCGCGAAGCTGCAGCTATCACCAGCAGCGACCTGGCTAAATCGAATGCCCGTAGGAAAATATTTTGACGGAACCTCTCCAGGGGTTGATTCGTAGGGATTCATGTCTGCcttctcgtcatcatcgtcgccgtccTCTGAGCCAGCGTCGACGCTTTCTAGTTTGCCCTCCCACTGCGTATCTCGTCCAAGAGCGTGCTCATCATTCACCCCCCAAGTGATGATCTTATTATCCGCCGTCAAGGCAACCGTATGCATACCGCCGCAGGCAAGTTGGACAATATGGAAGGCAGAAGGACGGCCAGCATCAAGACACGAGTTAAGGGTAGGGCTCAAGGCTTCCTGCTTTATTGGGCCAAGTCCTAGCTCGCCGGCTTCGCCAGTTCCAAATACGAATACTGTGAGCTTCTTTGTAGGGacctggatgatgatggtggagggCGTCACAGAgggtgtcaagtctgtcgaCACGCCCAGGCTggtctttcttcttttctggACGATGAGGGGAGTAGCGACTGCATCATAGTCATGAGAACGTTTCCGCCGagttgaagacgaagagttTGTCTCGGTTCGACTTGCGCGACCTGTGAGCTTGTCTTGGGCAGAGTTCTTGATTCGTGGGATGGCCTTGTTTGGTGAGCGCGTTAGCCTCTTCCTTTGAGGCTGGATGTTCCGCGTTGACGAGAGTCTTGTAGCAGGCAtgtctgctgctgctgccgctgctgatattctgctgctgttgttgttgttgaggtaggcgagaagctggtggtgttgagtaATTGCAGTTCGAAGTCGAAGGAGTCAAAGCCGAAGCAGTCAAAGTCGAAGCAGTCAAAGTTCGAAGCAGTCAAAGTCGAAGCAGTCAAAGCAGGAATA
The genomic region above belongs to Pochonia chlamydosporia 170 chromosome 2, whole genome shotgun sequence and contains:
- a CDS encoding steroid 5 alpha-reductase (similar to Metarhizium robertsii ARSEF 23 XP_007825560.2); amino-acid sequence: MAIVEGWYPPTRENWETILLTFRILYPFISIMQFFISWYGMGKTSVKSSFNIPGRIAWMLMEVPGFTTVLYMMNTLPQIHGIDDLPWQNRVLAGLFVIHYIYRAILFPFIQPSMSPIHILVALMATGFQVLNGICIGGWLAAYGPVTEAEWTAQSSTLQFCIGISIFYVGLAANFFHDEELREIRRTEQRRQQRVQGNGNAKQVSVEKHYQIPQAGLFRYVLYAHYLCEWVEWFGFLVAAGWGCVPAWTFLVNEVFAMLPRAVKGKKWYIEKFGEEKIRKRWAVLPGVV
- a CDS encoding serine peptidase (similar to Aspergillus clavatus NRRL 1 XP_001273182.1), yielding MRLSFLAATIAALTAPATVNAVHASQELGYIPPIPEDVSGPIGLSKRATNPNIKAATFQQLIDHNNPSLGTFTQRYWYNAEFYNGPGSPIVLNAPGEFASDQFTGYTTNLTLPGVFAQSNGGAALILEHRYWGKSSPYQSLTTENLQYLTLDQSIQDLIYFAKNVKLPFDPNGSSKPDKAPWILSGCSYPGALAAWTHHLAPGTFWAYHCSSAVVEAIGDYWQYFAPIDSALPKNCTTDLKRMNKYIQKVLTNGTDEAKNKLKKKFGFDGLADDDFVSAIDGSLGSWQGQQFYSGYTDTFKMCDYIEGVAPGNATKIPGPEGVGTCTGLKNWAKWWREYMLPGPGSCSTVDSWKGYPPLACYDTHNASYPLFTDLTVENPFNRQWMWFLCNEAFEYWQVGSPKSTVGYPPPMYNVDYWRRQCPVYFPEVHGHKVGMVKGIRAEDVNKRTGGWNNVNTTRLMWVNGEYDPWRSASVASDFRPGGAFVGDEERPSYVIPKAAHCNDMIIRNAAANPGVKQVVDAEVAKMKEWVDAFYKKRG
- a CDS encoding regulator of chromosome condensation (similar to Verticillium alfalfae VaMs.102 XP_003006688.1); the protein is MPATRLSSTRNIQPQRKRLTRSPNKAIPRIKNSAQDKLTGRASRTETNSSSSTRRKRSHDYDAVATPLIVQKRRKTSLGVSTDLTPSVTPSTIIIQVPTKKLTVFVFGTGEAGELGLGPIKQEALSPTLNSCLDAGRPSAFHIVQLACGGMHTVALTADNKIITWGVNDEHALGRDTQWEGKLESVDAGSEDGDDDDEKADMNPYESTPGEVPSKYFPTGIRFSQVAAGDSCSFALTTTGLVYGWGTFRDSSGNKGFRYDEPGDTVENQATPYHIQGLQNITQICCGDNHALALDSSGNIWAWGCNDQYQFGRRLVTRSDKPPLIPQQVRVCRNRAKYIACGGDHCFAVDWDDNVYGWGANNFGQAGDASSAGTNSAFVPPTKIRSLCQKQVVVLDGGAHHSAAVTADGSCLVWGRIDDGQLGVDFTPEQLQDSTLIRHDERSKPRICLRPAMIPTIQQANFVACSSDHTILIDKAGNAYSSGYGDQGQLGHNSTDTVKVMRRIKRESVDDTRMTWAGAGGQFSIIAGPAKSEAPFWALCSSLSPNRASMIVD